Within the Acidobacteriota bacterium genome, the region GGGGGGGGGGGGGGGGGGGGGGGGGGGGGGGGGGGGGGGGGGGGGGGGGGGGGGGCTGGTTGGGGCTTCCCACCCGCCCTACCCGCCCTACCCGCCCTACCCGCCCTACCCGCCAGACCTGCCCTACCTGCCCTACCCCGCCCGACCTGCCCTACAATCCCTTTATGCGCATCGCAATTGGGGCCGATCACGCCGGTTTTGAGATGAAACGCGACCTCGCCGGGCACCTGGCGCAGGCCGGACACGAGGTCACCGACCTGGGTACGCACTCCACCGCGCCGGTCGATTACCCGGATATTGCCGAGGCGGTCGCCCAGGCCATTCGTAACGGACAAGCCGACCGCGGCGTCCTGGTGTGCGGCAGCGGCGCCGGCGCAGCCGTGGCCGCGTGCAAGTTCCCGGGCGTGCGCGCGGCCGTCTGCCACGACGCCTACACCGCGCGCCAGGCGGTGGAGCACGATGACCTGAACGTGCTGTGCCTGGGGTCGCGAGTGATTGGCCCGGCGCTGGCCCGCGTGCTGGCCGAGACGTTTCTGGCCGCCAGTTTCTCGAGCGAAGAGCGGCACATGCGCCGTCTCGCGAAGATCGATGCAATCGAGTTGCGCTACTCCCGGGACAAGTGAAAACAGGAGATCAAAAGATCAGGAGAATATTCTCTCTTGAGCTCTTGAACTCCTGTTAGCCGAGCAGCTCGTGACGCAAGCTGTCGAACTGCGCGTCGGCGCGGCGCACGCCTTCGAGGATGGCTTCGGGGGTAAGCCACGTGTCGGGGTCGAGCGCGGTGGCGCGTGTCATCCACAGGTCGCGTTCGACGGCGTCGGCATGGCGTTCGTGAATGCGGGCCGACAACTCGGCATACCGCGCGCGTAGCCGCGTGGCGATCTCCCGCCCCACGAGCTCCTCCAGCAGGCCGTGCACATGGCGCGGCGGCGGCGGGGCGTCTTCGATCGCGCCGGCGGCGGCTGACACGCCCTCCTGCAGCTCGCTCTCCAACGCTTCGTCCTCAGGCAACGCGTCCAGTTCGGTGGCCGGTTCGGCCGGCGCCTCTGGCCGGCCGCGCGGCTGCGCCTCGCGCTGCGGATCGCGCCCGCGTGGCCGCCGGCCTTCGGGCTGTCGCGGCCGGGCCGGCGCCTCGTCTTCCGGCGTCATCACCTCGCTCAACGCGAGAATCGCCGGCCAGTCGAAATCGATCTCGGGATGCTGGTCCTCGATGGTGCGGATGGCGTCTTCGTCAAGCGGCGCGCGGCCGAGGATGATGCCCGGCGCCGTGCGATACCAGTACAAGAGCTTCGGCCGATCGCCTGGACGATCGGCGTGAAGCAGGAAGGTGTTCTCGGTACCGCGGCGATCGCGGGTCAGGCGGAGGAATGGCACGGCCTGGCCCTAACGCCGCTTCTTTGCGGCAGGCTTGGCCTTCTTGGCAGCCTTGGCTTTCTTAGGCGCGGCTTTGGCCAGTCGCTTGGTCGCAGGCTTGGCTATTGGCTTCGGCTTGACCACCGGCTTGGCCTTGGCGATGGGCTTCGCCTTGGCAGCCGGCTTGGCCGCGGGCTTTGCCGCCGGCTTCTGCACCGGCCTGGCTGCCATCGGCTTGGCTGCGACCGGCTTGACTGCTGCCGGCTTGGCCGCCATCTTCTGCGCTTGCCCCCCGGAGCCTTGGCGAACGGGGGCGGGGGCCCCGACCTTCACCACCGGCGCATCGGGCGACCGGTAGATCATGGTGAACCGGACCTGGTCGAAGGTCGTGTGAAACGTCCACAACTCGGCCACCGGAATGGCGTACTCGGCGCACAGCCGCCGGGCCGCGTCCACCGACGTCGGCGGCACGTACAAGTGCAATGGCACCTTCAACTTGCAGAACACGGCCCACTCCGCTCGCGCCTCGAGCGAGTTCACCGATTCGCCGGTCTCGACCTCGATCGTTCCCAGCAGTTTCTTGGTGCCTTCGGCAAAAATCAGTACGTCCGGGTACACCACCAGGTCGCCGACCGTGATCGACTGGTTTTGCTCGTTCCCGGGATTGATGATGACGTCGGTCTTTCGCTTATAACGGGCCTGAAGCAGGCGAATAACCCGATCGTGCTCGAGTTGTTCGCGAACCGGGCGGGTGAGAATCGGGCTCACTAAGGGCCTCTCCGGGTTGGTCTTAAAAGTCACGGCACTATAACACGCGGCTCCGGGCCGCCCGGCTAGAATGGAAGGATGTTTTTTCGGGTCGTTGCCCTCCTTGTAGCCCTTTTCATCGCCAGTTCGGCCGCCGCCCAGGGCGTGGATCCGGGGGTGGCGAAGCTGCTGGCCGGCATTCGGGCCGCCGACAAGGGCCAACTGGCCGTGTCCGAGGAGGATGGCAAGTTCCTCCGGGTCCTGGTCGGCGCGATCGGCGCGAAGCAGGTGCTCGAGATCGGTGCCGCCAGCGGCTACAGCGCCATCTGGATTGGCCTTGGCCTGCGCCAGACCGGCGGCAAGCTGGTGACCATCGAGTTTGACCCGGACCGCGCCAGGGAAGCCGCCGCCAACATCAAGCGCGCCGGCCTGTCGGACATCGTGCAGGTGGTGTCGGGCGACGCCTTCAAAGAGATCCCGAAGGTGCCGGGCCAGTTTGACCTGGTGTTCCTCGACGCCTGGAAACCCGACTACAAGAAGTTCTTCGACCTGGTGTTCCCGCGGGTCACACCGGGCGGCCTGTTCCTCGCCCACAACGTCATCAACAAGAGGAACGACATGCTCGACTTCCTGTCGCTGATCGAGACGCATCCACAGGCGCTCACGACCACGGTGTCGCCGGGCCACGAGGGGATCTCGATGACGTACAAGAAGAGGAAGTGACATGAAAGCGGTTCACATCATCGGCGTGCCGCTGGACCTGGGCGGTAACCGGCGCGGCACCGACATGGGGCCATCGGGGTTCCGCATTGCCGGTCTCGCCGAGCAACTGGCGGCGCTCGGGCTCGCGGTGACCGACAAGGGCGATGTGCCCTCCCCCATTCCCGAGGCCAAGGGCGCCGGCGATCCCCGTAAGCGGTACGTCAAGGACATTGCGAAAGTTTGCCAGCGGTTGTTCCAGACCTCGCTCGCGTCGTTTACGGAAGGGGCGACGCCGATTGCCCTCGGCGGCGATCACAGCCTCGCCGCCGGCTCGGTCGCCGCGGCGGCGGCACACCTCCGCACGCAGAACAAGCCGCTCGGCCTGATCTGGGTGGATGCGCACGGCGACATGAACACCCCCGCGTCGACCGGCTCGGGCAACGTGCACGGCATGCCGCTCGCCGCGCTGCTTGGGCCCGAGCCCGCGGAGCTCGCGCATTTCGCCGGCGATCGCCCCGCCGTGCTGGCGAAGCACACCGTGCTGGTCGGCATCCGCAACCTGGACGAGCGCGAGAAGCAAGCCGTGCGCGCATCCCAGGTGCACGTCTTCACGATGAAGGACATCGATCGGCTCGGCGTGGCCGCAGTGATGGACCGCGCCATCGCGATCGCCAGCCGCGGCACCGGCGGGTTTCACGTGTCGTACGACCTCGATGCCTGCGACCCGACGGTGGCGCCCGGCGTCGGCACGCCGGTCAAGGGCGGCCTGAGCTATCGCGAAGCGCACGTGGTGATGGAGATGATCGCGGAGTCAGGCAAGATGACGTCGCTTGACCTGGTCGAGGTCAACCCGGCACTCGACGTACGCAACACCACGGCGGAGTTCGCAACCGAACTCGCGCTGTCGGCGTTTGGAAAGAATATTCTCTGATCCCCACGGGAGGGCACTCCTTGTCGGGAGGACAACTCCTGTCGGGAGGGAATTTCTTGTCGGGAAAGATTCAGAACGATCCCGACATGGAGTGCCATCCCGACGAGAGGTTCCCTCCCGTCAAGAATTGTGATCCCGTCGAGTTCTGTTAGGAGGCGGCGATGCGGCCGAAGCCGCTCTGGTTGCCCTTCGACTCCTCGAGCATGTCTTCGAGGGTGTCCATCAGCATCACCAGCGAGTAGGGCTTTTCGACGAGGCGGGTGTTGGGGCGCAGCGTCTCGAGGTCCGCGGATTCCGATCGCAGGCCCGAGAAAATAATCACCGGGATGCCGGGCGGCGTAGAGACCACGACTTCGCGGCCTGAACCGCGGCGCAGGCGCAGGTCGATAATGGCGGCCGCCGGACGGTGCGTCTTGATGGCATCAAGGCCCTCGTCTGCGGTTTCAGCCGTGACGACCGTGTACTGCCGCATCTGCAGGAACTTTACCAACGGCTGGCGAACAGCACTGTCGTCTTCAACGACCAGGACGACCGGCGAGACTTCTCTGACCACGTCGGGATTATCGTCCGATGCTCGGGGGAACGCTAGAGGCGAGTGGTAGGACTGGGCGGTCCGGCATGTGCGTTTAACGGACTGATGCGACAGATCAGCGATTTTTGGCGCCTCGCGAGAATCTGCTTCTCGTGGTGCCGGGTGTGGATCAGGTGGAACCGCAGCCACTGGTCCACCGTGAACGGGCCCAGAATGGGGTGGTCCAGCACGCGGACCCCGCCAAAGACCCGCCTGGTCCGCACGGCCGCATCGTCCAGCCACGCCAGGTCACGTTTCACCCCCTCGAGCAACTCGGGCAAGGGAATGGTTCCGGTCGGCAGGATGTGCTTGGGCGCCTTGCGGCCCTCGGGAAAGTACCCGAGATTGAGCACCGCAAACGTCTGCGCCGCCTGCTTCATCGTCTGGCGCGTTGCCAGTGGTGTGTTCTTCTCCAGGCACCGTTCAAACCCCTTGGCGGTGCCCGAGTAGGACTTCTGCAGGTGCTCGACAATTTCGGCCGGGGACCAGCGATCGCCGATCCGCTTGATCACCGGGTCAGGCGATACACCGGTCGTGGCGTCAACAATGAGGTCGAGACAGGACTGCAGGTAGCTGTTCATGGGGGGTCTACTGTCCTTCGACTCGCGCTGCTCGCTCAGGACATTCGACCTGTTGGTTCGCTCAGTGACCTAGCCATGAGCGAACTATCAAGCCGCCGAAGGTGGCTTGATGGTGAGTCGAATGGTGGGCCGGGTGGGGATCGAACCCACGACCAATCGGTTAAAAGCCGAGTGCTCTACCACTGAGCTACCAGCCCGAACCACCTATTGTACACCGTGACGCGCGCGCTCGACCTGCAGCAACGCCTTCGTCGCCTCATGCTGTGGATGGCTTAGTACCTCTTTGGGGTCCCCCTCCTCCACCACCACGCCATTCGCCAGCACCACCACGCGGCTGGCGTGCTCCCGCACGAAGTCATCGTCGTGCGACGTCATGACCAACGCGCGCCCGGTCGCAGCCAGCGCGCGCAGCGCATCACCCAGTTCGTTGCGGCGCGCGGGATCGAGCGAGGCCGTCGGCTCATCCAGCAGCAACAGCGGCGGATCGACCGCGAGCGCGCGGGCAATGGCCACGCGTTGCGCTTCGCCGCCCGACAACTCCCGCGGCAGGGCGCCGGCGCGGTGACCGACCCCTAGTTGATCGAGCAGCAACTGGGCGCGCCCGCGCGCATCGGCACGGGTCACGCGGTGCACATGAATCAGCGCCAGGGTCACGTTGTCGATCGCCGAAAGATGTTCGAACAGGTAATGGAACTGGAACACCATGCCGGCCTTGCCGGCGCTGATCTCGCCCGCGTCCGGGACGTCGAGTCCGGCAATCACGCGCAGAATGCTGGTCTTGCCCGACCCCGACAGCCCCATCAGCGCCACGACCTCTCCGGCGCGCGCGTCGAGGTCGACGCCCTGCAGGATGGCGCGGGTCCCGCGGGCCAGGTGCAGGCCACGAACGGTCAGCGTGGTGCTCATACGCCTGGCATCCTCCACCGCTCTTCGAGCCGGCGCGCGAGGTAACCAAGCGGCAGCGACATCACGAGGTACATCGCCGCGCACAGCAACCCCGGCACCAGCCAGCTGCCGATATTGGTGGCAAAGATTTGCGTCTGCTTGGTCAGCTCCACGACCGTGATCACCGACACCAGCGACGAGTCCTTGAGCAGGGCGACAAAGTCGTTGGTCATGGGCGCCAGGGCGATGCGAAACGCCTGCGGCGCGCGAATCAGCCGCAACGCCTGGAAGTTGGTGAACCCGAGAATGCGCGCGGCGTCGAGCTGCCCGCGCGGCACGGCCTCGAGTGCGCTCCGGTAGATTTCGCTCTCGTAGGCGGCGTAGTTCAGTCCGAGCCCGACGAGCGCGGCGACGAAGGCGGGCAGGCGAATCACCGACGACAGCCCGTAGTAGATCACAAACAGCTGCAACAGCACCGGCGTACCGCGCATAACCTCGACATAAACCGTCAGCACCGCGCGAGTGATCGGATCTCCGTAAACGCGACCGATGGCGATCAAGGAGCCTAACGCCACCGCGAGAGCCATGGCGAGGCAGCTGAGCCCCAGGGTAATGACGGCCGCTCGAAACAGCGACGGGAGATAGGCCCACACGGCACCCGTGTTCCGGCTCCCGACTCCCGTCTCCCGACTCCCGACCGCCAGTGCGAGCGTCGGAGTGGCCAAGACGCGAGCGAAAAGGGTCGGTTGGTCGTCGTTCCAGACATTCCATTTCCGGAAGATCCGCTCCAGCGTACCGTCGCGCATGGCGTCGCGGAGAATGACGTCCACCTGGTCGCGCAGCGCCGTGTTCTCGGGCGCGGTGATGATGATGTAGTGACCGATCGCCAGCGCCTCGGGATGCGTGAACAAGCCGGTGTTGCGCCGCATGGCGCGCTCGGCGAGCACGTGGTCGAGCACGACCGCATCGACGCGGCCGAGGGCGAGGTCTGAATAGGGATGGACGTCTTCGTCGTACGAGACGGCGGTCAGGCCGTGGCTGCGCTCGGCCGCGAGCAGCAGGTCGTACGCGATGGTGCCGCCCAGGGTCGCCACGCGCCGGCCGCGAAGGTCGGCGAGCGTGCGGTAGCGATCGCGATCGGCGTCGCGGACCGTGAGCACCTCCCGAAATTCGTAGTACGGCACGCTCGCGGCCAGCGACTGGCGGCGCGCGGGGATGTCTTCAATCCCGCTCAGGCCAATGTCGAAATCGCCGCGCTTCGCCGACTGGTCGAGCGACTGGAAGGCCACCTGGACGAATTGGGGACGCCGGCCCAGCCGCGCGGCCACCAGTTCGGCGATCTCGACGTCGAACCCGGCGACCAGCGAGGGATCGGTGGGGTTGGCTTCGACGAATGGGGCGCCGCCCTCCGCATCACCGCCCCACCGGAGGGGCTGCGGTGTCTGCGCGCGGGCCACTGCCGCGAACAGCAGGCAGCATAGGCACACAGCGGCTCGCATCCCGTCAATCCTTGCGACCCGGCTGCGGCCTGTCAAGCAAAAGCCCCGTGGTCGCACCATGCAAATCAGGCTACGCTTGGGTCATGCGGGCCGGCGGGCGATTCTGGATCCTGGTCGGGATACTCGGCGCGATCGGCGCCGGCGTCACGATCGCCCACGCCCAGCAGATTTGGGCTGGGGGCTTCGGCGGGCGCACCCCGCCACGCTTCCCCACCGCCACCAGCTTCGACGGCAGCTTCAATTTCTGCCGCGTGATGTTCCGCAGCGATCGCCGCGAGAAACAGGGCTGGGCCACCGACTACCCCGGCGCCGACATCAACTTCAGCGTCCGGCTCGCCGAGCTCACCAAGGTTCGCGTGAAGATGGCGAACATCGGCACCGAAGACGAGGTGCCCGACGCCGTGGTGGTCCGGCTCACCGACGAAGCGCTGTTCCGGTGTCCGTTCATCTTCATGGAGGATGCGGGCACCGCGCGCTTCACCGATGCCGAAGTGGATCGCCTGCGCGATTACTTTTTGAAGGGCGGGTTCCTGCTGGTCAGCGACTACCATGGCAGCTGGGCCCGCGAACAGTTCGACTCGGAGATTGGCCGCGCGCTGCCGCGCGCCCGTTATCCGATTGTGGACCTGGCACCACCCGACCATGCGATCTGGCGGACGATGTTCCCGGTGGCGAAGTTACCGCAAATGGCGTCGATCAACACCTGGCGGCGCACTGACGATGTGATCGAGCGGTGGAATGAGGACGGCTCGCCGCCGAGCGCGCGTGGCATTGCCGACGAGCAGGGCCGGCTCATGGTCGTGATGATCCACAACACCGACATGCCCGATGCGTGGGAGCGCGAAGGCGAAGACAGCGAGTACTTCTTCCGCTTTTCGCCGGAGGCCTATGCCGTCGGCATCAACATCCTGCTCTACGCCATGACGCACTGACCGGCCGCTACGGCGCCGAGCACGACCGCATCATCATGATGAGCACCGCCGACAGCACGACCGAGATGGCGATCGATCCGAAGCAGCCGAGCTTGTTCGAGAAGAACAGGAACACGCATCAAGTCTCTCACGGCGCGGCCTCGGCACCCGGAGGAATGCGGAACGGCGCCACCGGAATGTGCTCGTAGCGCACGTCGAGAATCTCCAGCTGTTCAGTACCGCCGGGGGCGCGCAGCACCACGCGGTCCCCGGGGCCTTTCTTCATCAACGCACGAGCCAGCGGCGACACCCAGCTGATGTGATCGCGATCGAGATCCACCTCGTCTGCGCCAACGATGCTCACTTCGCGCTCGTTCCCCTCGGCGTTGGCGTAGCGCACCGTTGCCCCGAAGAACACGCGAGCCGCCGCCTGCTTGGGCCGCGGGGCCTCCGGGTCCACCACTTCTGCGGCATCGATGCGTTTCGTGAGGAAGCGGATCCGTGAATCGATCTGCCGCAGCCGGCGCTTGCCGTATTGGTAGTCGGCGTTCTCGCTGCGATCACCGTTACTGGCCGCCCAGGTCACGACCTTCGTCACCGCCGGCCGTTCCCGGGTCAACAGAAACGCGTGCTCATCCTTCAGGCGTTGCAAGCCGCTCGGGGTGATGTAGTTCTTCACCCGAACCGCCGGCGCATCGAGAGCGGGTGTTCTCCGGGAGCCCTTGTACATGCGACCCACTCATTCAATCACGCGCGCCGGCCAACACCGCTGCCAGCGTCGCGTGATCGATGTTGCTGCCCGTCAGGACGAGACCGACCCGCTTGCCGGCCAGTTCGCTGGTCAGGGCGCACAGGCCAGCTAATCCG harbors:
- a CDS encoding DUF1569 domain-containing protein; amino-acid sequence: MNSYLQSCLDLIVDATTGVSPDPVIKRIGDRWSPAEIVEHLQKSYSGTAKGFERCLEKNTPLATRQTMKQAAQTFAVLNLGYFPEGRKAPKHILPTGTIPLPELLEGVKRDLAWLDDAAVRTRRVFGGVRVLDHPILGPFTVDQWLRFHLIHTRHHEKQILARRQKSLICRISPLNAHAGPPSPTTRL
- a CDS encoding DUF4159 domain-containing protein, with amino-acid sequence MRAGGRFWILVGILGAIGAGVTIAHAQQIWAGGFGGRTPPRFPTATSFDGSFNFCRVMFRSDRREKQGWATDYPGADINFSVRLAELTKVRVKMANIGTEDEVPDAVVVRLTDEALFRCPFIFMEDAGTARFTDAEVDRLRDYFLKGGFLLVSDYHGSWAREQFDSEIGRALPRARYPIVDLAPPDHAIWRTMFPVAKLPQMASINTWRRTDDVIERWNEDGSPPSARGIADEQGRLMVVMIHNTDMPDAWEREGEDSEYFFRFSPEAYAVGINILLYAMTH
- a CDS encoding ATP-binding cassette domain-containing protein; this translates as MSTTLTVRGLHLARGTRAILQGVDLDARAGEVVALMGLSGSGKTSILRVIAGLDVPDAGEISAGKAGMVFQFHYLFEHLSAIDNVTLALIHVHRVTRADARGRAQLLLDQLGVGHRAGALPRELSGGEAQRVAIARALAVDPPLLLLDEPTASLDPARRNELGDALRALAATGRALVMTSHDDDFVREHASRVVVLANGVVVEEGDPKEVLSHPQHEATKALLQVERARHGVQ
- a CDS encoding ABC transporter substrate-binding protein/permease produces the protein MRAAVCLCCLLFAAVARAQTPQPLRWGGDAEGGAPFVEANPTDPSLVAGFDVEIAELVAARLGRRPQFVQVAFQSLDQSAKRGDFDIGLSGIEDIPARRQSLAASVPYYEFREVLTVRDADRDRYRTLADLRGRRVATLGGTIAYDLLLAAERSHGLTAVSYDEDVHPYSDLALGRVDAVVLDHVLAERAMRRNTGLFTHPEALAIGHYIIITAPENTALRDQVDVILRDAMRDGTLERIFRKWNVWNDDQPTLFARVLATPTLALAVGSRETGVGSRNTGAVWAYLPSLFRAAVITLGLSCLAMALAVALGSLIAIGRVYGDPITRAVLTVYVEVMRGTPVLLQLFVIYYGLSSVIRLPAFVAALVGLGLNYAAYESEIYRSALEAVPRGQLDAARILGFTNFQALRLIRAPQAFRIALAPMTNDFVALLKDSSLVSVITVVELTKQTQIFATNIGSWLVPGLLCAAMYLVMSLPLGYLARRLEERWRMPGV
- the rocF gene encoding arginase, with the translated sequence MKAVHIIGVPLDLGGNRRGTDMGPSGFRIAGLAEQLAALGLAVTDKGDVPSPIPEAKGAGDPRKRYVKDIAKVCQRLFQTSLASFTEGATPIALGGDHSLAAGSVAAAAAHLRTQNKPLGLIWVDAHGDMNTPASTGSGNVHGMPLAALLGPEPAELAHFAGDRPAVLAKHTVLVGIRNLDEREKQAVRASQVHVFTMKDIDRLGVAAVMDRAIAIASRGTGGFHVSYDLDACDPTVAPGVGTPVKGGLSYREAHVVMEMIAESGKMTSLDLVEVNPALDVRNTTAEFATELALSAFGKNIL
- a CDS encoding O-methyltransferase, whose translation is MFFRVVALLVALFIASSAAAQGVDPGVAKLLAGIRAADKGQLAVSEEDGKFLRVLVGAIGAKQVLEIGAASGYSAIWIGLGLRQTGGKLVTIEFDPDRAREAAANIKRAGLSDIVQVVSGDAFKEIPKVPGQFDLVFLDAWKPDYKKFFDLVFPRVTPGGLFLAHNVINKRNDMLDFLSLIETHPQALTTTVSPGHEGISMTYKKRK
- a CDS encoding response regulator, with protein sequence MVREVSPVVLVVEDDSAVRQPLVKFLQMRQYTVVTAETADEGLDAIKTHRPAAAIIDLRLRRGSGREVVVSTPPGIPVIIFSGLRSESADLETLRPNTRLVEKPYSLVMLMDTLEDMLEESKGNQSGFGRIAAS
- the rpiB gene encoding ribose 5-phosphate isomerase B, with translation MRIAIGADHAGFEMKRDLAGHLAQAGHEVTDLGTHSTAPVDYPDIAEAVAQAIRNGQADRGVLVCGSGAGAAVAACKFPGVRAAVCHDAYTARQAVEHDDLNVLCLGSRVIGPALARVLAETFLAASFSSEERHMRRLAKIDAIELRYSRDK
- the greB gene encoding transcription elongation factor GreB codes for the protein MYKGSRRTPALDAPAVRVKNYITPSGLQRLKDEHAFLLTRERPAVTKVVTWAASNGDRSENADYQYGKRRLRQIDSRIRFLTKRIDAAEVVDPEAPRPKQAAARVFFGATVRYANAEGNEREVSIVGADEVDLDRDHISWVSPLARALMKKGPGDRVVLRAPGGTEQLEILDVRYEHIPVAPFRIPPGAEAAP